The following are encoded together in the Pedobacter steynii genome:
- a CDS encoding isocitrate dehydrogenase (NADP(+)), with protein MSVQKIKVTQPVVELDGDEMTRIIWKFIKDKLILPYLELDIKYYDLGVEYRDETNDQVTIDAAEAIKKYGVGIKCATITPDEDRVKEFNLKQMWKSPNGTIRNILDGTVFREPIVMSNVPRLVPNWTAPICIGRHAFGDQYRATDLVTKGKGKLTLTFTPEDGGEVQSFDVYNFKGDGVALAMYNTDESIRGFANACFNQALSKKWPLYLSTKNTILKKYDGRFKDIFQEIYENDFKARFDAAGITYEHRLIDDMVASALKWNGNFVWACKNYDGDVQSDTVAQGFGSLGLMTSVLITPDGKTMEAEAAHGTVTRHYRDHQAGKPTSTNPIASIFAWTRGLEFRGILDNNQELVKFCQALEQVCIETVESGKMTKDLAVCIHGNKVEHGKHYLYTEEFLAAIDENLQAKLA; from the coding sequence ATGTCTGTACAAAAAATTAAAGTAACCCAACCCGTTGTAGAGTTAGATGGTGATGAAATGACCCGCATCATTTGGAAATTCATTAAAGATAAACTAATCCTTCCTTATTTGGAACTTGACATCAAATATTACGATTTAGGTGTAGAGTATCGTGATGAAACCAATGACCAGGTAACAATTGATGCCGCTGAAGCGATCAAGAAATATGGTGTAGGGATCAAATGCGCAACCATCACTCCTGATGAAGACCGTGTGAAGGAATTTAATTTGAAACAAATGTGGAAATCACCAAACGGAACCATCCGTAATATTTTAGATGGAACGGTTTTCCGTGAGCCGATTGTGATGAGTAATGTTCCCCGTTTGGTACCAAACTGGACTGCTCCGATCTGTATCGGTCGTCACGCTTTTGGAGATCAATACCGTGCTACTGATTTAGTAACTAAAGGGAAAGGTAAATTAACGTTAACTTTTACTCCTGAAGATGGTGGCGAAGTTCAATCATTTGATGTTTATAACTTCAAAGGTGATGGTGTTGCACTTGCTATGTACAATACTGACGAAAGTATCCGTGGTTTTGCAAATGCATGTTTCAACCAGGCATTAAGCAAAAAATGGCCTTTATACCTATCCACAAAAAACACCATTCTTAAAAAATATGATGGACGTTTCAAAGATATCTTCCAGGAGATCTATGAAAATGACTTCAAAGCTAGATTTGACGCCGCGGGAATCACTTATGAGCACCGTTTGATCGATGACATGGTTGCTTCAGCATTAAAATGGAATGGTAACTTCGTTTGGGCTTGTAAAAACTATGACGGAGATGTTCAGTCTGACACTGTAGCTCAGGGATTCGGTTCATTAGGTCTAATGACTTCGGTATTGATTACACCAGATGGAAAAACAATGGAAGCAGAGGCGGCTCATGGTACAGTTACCCGCCACTACCGTGACCACCAGGCTGGAAAACCAACTTCTACCAATCCTATTGCTTCTATCTTTGCATGGACAAGAGGTTTGGAATTCCGTGGTATCTTAGACAACAACCAGGAATTGGTTAAATTCTGTCAGGCTTTAGAACAAGTTTGTATTGAAACCGTAGAAAGCGGAAAAATGACCAAAGATTTAGCAGTTTGTATCCATGGCAACAAAGTTGAACATGGCAAGCACTATCTATATACTGAAGAATTCTTAGCCGCAATTGATGAGAATCTACAAGCAAAACTAGCTTAG
- a CDS encoding ThuA domain-containing protein, which translates to MSKSFAFVSLTFILMLSFACNSFAKKKKILVFSKTSGFHHSSIPAGILAIQRLAMENKFVADTTTDATKINIGNLKQYAAIVFLNTTGDIFNEQQQKAFEQYIRSGGGFVGVHAATDTEFEWPWFGKLVGAYFLKHPEQQVAALNVLNRKTVSTAHLPEIWKRKDEWYNFKDISTDLKVLISIDENSYKGGTNGTNHPMAWYHDFDGGRSFYTGLGHTEESYTDPLFLQHLLGGLQYAMGVKRMEL; encoded by the coding sequence ATGTCTAAATCATTTGCTTTTGTCTCGCTGACTTTCATCCTGATGCTGTCCTTCGCCTGCAATAGTTTTGCTAAGAAAAAAAAGATCCTGGTCTTTTCAAAAACTTCCGGATTTCACCATAGCTCCATTCCTGCGGGAATTCTGGCTATCCAAAGGCTGGCGATGGAAAATAAGTTTGTTGCCGACACCACCACAGATGCGACAAAAATAAACATCGGAAACCTGAAACAGTATGCTGCGATTGTTTTTCTGAATACCACAGGAGACATTTTTAATGAACAACAGCAAAAAGCATTTGAACAATACATCAGGTCTGGAGGCGGCTTTGTTGGGGTACATGCTGCTACGGATACCGAGTTCGAATGGCCCTGGTTTGGCAAACTTGTAGGCGCCTATTTTCTTAAACATCCTGAGCAACAAGTTGCAGCATTAAATGTGCTGAACAGAAAGACAGTCTCTACCGCACATCTACCGGAAATCTGGAAAAGAAAAGATGAATGGTATAATTTCAAAGACATTTCAACTGACTTGAAAGTGCTGATCAGCATAGATGAAAACAGTTATAAAGGAGGCACCAACGGTACGAACCACCCTATGGCCTGGTACCATGATTTTGATGGAGGAAGGTCATTTTATACTGGATTGGGACATACGGAAGAATCTTATACCGATCCTCTTTTCTTACAACACCTGCTTGGAGGTCTGCAATATGCTATGGGCGTAAAACGTATGGAACTTTAA
- a CDS encoding single-stranded DNA-binding protein — MKNFKNSVYLTGHAGTDPIVVNFSDEKKVARVSLAINDFYKNAAGEAVCQTQWFNLVFWNRKADLALQLIKKGAGLSIEGSLNTQSYTDKKGEQRFTTEIFVNHLEIVERAEA; from the coding sequence ATGAAAAATTTCAAAAACAGTGTTTATTTAACAGGTCATGCAGGAACAGATCCTATTGTAGTGAATTTCTCTGATGAGAAAAAAGTAGCCAGAGTAAGCCTGGCAATTAATGACTTCTATAAAAACGCAGCCGGTGAGGCGGTATGTCAGACGCAATGGTTTAATCTGGTTTTTTGGAACAGGAAAGCAGATCTGGCATTGCAACTGATTAAAAAAGGAGCGGGCCTCAGTATCGAAGGGAGCTTAAATACGCAGAGCTATACTGATAAAAAAGGAGAGCAGCGTTTTACTACAGAAATTTTTGTTAACCATCTTGAAATCGTGGAAAGGGCAGAGGCGTAA
- a CDS encoding TonB-dependent receptor, translating to MKTFLGTALLFLSFPAIGQQQQDTTRRLPEVQIRPYFSTQPLLRSTGSIGLISQSLLDKQPGGSFVSAMNSISGLRMEERSPGSYRLSIRGSLLRSPFGVRNVKIYFDDFPLTDAGGNSYLNSLEVSGTNQIQILKGPQGSIYGANSGGVVLIQPQENMTARTAAAVKLEAAAYGTFRQNLTFGQQFNKYNLNITQAYQRSDGYRDHSAMDRKYFQILQKYTYAKDRQLKALIFYSDLHYNTPGGLTAAQYEENPKAARPADGALKSAIQQNAGIYSKTLFGGISHDWQLSNNFKHVVSVFSSYTDFRNPFLTNYEKRKELTLGLRSYLEYQRQTKMLNYRFNLGIESMQTASDIDNYGNDRGKATALKVGDELKAASNIAFAHFSMDLNKKWLLELSASANLYQYTYRSIFPELTNKKTNRFDLQFMPRLALSYLITPELSLRSAVSKGYSPPTISEVRASDNLINTDLQPESGWNYESGIRYQSPGNNIQIDLTGFYYQLQHAIVRRLNQDGTEYFINAGGTKQWGLESSFSVWLIAPNASKFIRGLQFHHAYTLSLFKFNRYADKTLDYSGNNLTGVPKHMLISSADVQFARKWHLFAQHNYTSSIPLNDANTVYARRYHLVQTRIGWKGRQDNRFPIEIFAGADNLLNEKYSLGNDLNAAGGRYFNAAAGRNFYLGLMLQFKKI from the coding sequence ATGAAAACATTTTTAGGCACGGCCTTATTATTCCTTTCCTTTCCGGCTATTGGACAGCAACAGCAAGACACCACCAGGAGACTACCGGAGGTTCAGATCAGACCCTATTTCTCTACGCAACCATTACTCAGGTCTACCGGCTCAATTGGTTTGATTAGTCAGTCTTTACTGGATAAACAGCCCGGAGGATCTTTTGTCTCTGCAATGAACAGCATCTCCGGATTAAGAATGGAAGAACGCTCACCGGGTAGCTATCGCCTTTCTATCAGGGGAAGTTTACTACGCTCTCCTTTCGGTGTCCGGAATGTGAAAATCTATTTCGACGACTTCCCGCTAACAGATGCCGGAGGAAACAGTTACCTCAATTCGTTAGAAGTTTCAGGAACAAATCAGATACAGATCTTAAAGGGCCCTCAGGGAAGCATCTATGGTGCAAATTCTGGCGGCGTGGTACTGATTCAACCGCAGGAGAACATGACTGCGCGTACCGCTGCCGCAGTTAAGCTCGAAGCTGCTGCATATGGCACATTTCGGCAGAACCTAACATTCGGTCAGCAATTCAATAAATATAACCTGAACATTACTCAGGCTTACCAGCGTAGTGATGGCTACCGGGATCATAGTGCTATGGATAGAAAGTACTTCCAGATTCTGCAAAAATACACTTATGCAAAGGACAGACAGCTCAAAGCCCTGATTTTTTATTCTGATCTGCATTACAATACCCCCGGTGGATTAACCGCAGCACAGTACGAAGAAAATCCCAAAGCAGCCAGACCGGCAGATGGCGCTCTTAAAAGTGCCATACAACAAAATGCAGGCATTTATAGCAAAACATTATTTGGCGGTATTTCTCATGACTGGCAGCTCAGCAACAATTTTAAACATGTAGTATCGGTTTTCTCATCTTACACAGATTTCAGGAATCCATTCCTAACCAATTATGAAAAAAGGAAAGAACTTACTTTAGGCTTGCGCTCCTACCTGGAGTATCAACGACAAACAAAAATGCTGAATTACAGATTTAATCTGGGCATAGAAAGTATGCAGACTGCTTCTGATATTGATAATTATGGCAATGACCGGGGCAAAGCTACGGCATTAAAGGTCGGTGATGAACTAAAAGCTGCTTCTAATATTGCTTTTGCTCATTTCAGCATGGATTTAAATAAAAAGTGGTTATTGGAACTTTCTGCCAGTGCTAATTTGTACCAGTATACTTACCGAAGTATTTTTCCTGAACTGACAAATAAAAAAACCAATCGCTTTGACCTGCAGTTCATGCCAAGACTGGCCCTCTCTTACTTAATTACCCCGGAACTATCCCTACGCAGCGCTGTCAGCAAGGGATACTCTCCACCGACTATAAGTGAGGTCAGAGCTTCTGACAATTTAATCAATACAGATCTGCAACCGGAATCCGGGTGGAATTATGAAAGCGGGATCCGTTATCAAAGCCCGGGGAACAACATCCAGATAGACCTTACTGGATTCTATTATCAACTACAACATGCTATTGTCAGAAGACTAAATCAAGATGGTACTGAATACTTTATCAATGCTGGTGGAACAAAGCAATGGGGACTGGAAAGTTCTTTCTCTGTGTGGCTTATAGCCCCTAATGCATCAAAGTTTATCCGGGGATTACAATTCCATCATGCCTATACTTTAAGTCTGTTCAAATTTAACCGATATGCAGACAAGACCCTTGATTATTCAGGCAACAACTTAACAGGGGTACCGAAGCATATGCTGATTAGCAGCGCTGATGTTCAGTTTGCCCGGAAATGGCATCTGTTTGCTCAGCATAACTATACCTCCAGCATACCGCTCAATGACGCCAATACCGTTTATGCCAGAAGATATCATCTCGTTCAGACAAGGATAGGCTGGAAAGGCAGACAAGACAATCGCTTTCCAATAGAAATTTTTGCAGGGGCCGATAACCTTTTAAATGAAAAATATAGTCTTGGAAATGATTTGAATGCAGCAGGTGGCAGATATTTTAATGCGGCAGCCGGACGAAACTTTTATCTCGGATTAATGCTTCAGTTTAAAAAGATTTAA